A single genomic interval of Gammaproteobacteria bacterium harbors:
- a CDS encoding Fic family protein, protein MTEAFLYSNISEMEPLFPSVGDSNLADLAVEVIRRSAALSSFLHPVTRRAVVELVRSMNSYYSNL, encoded by the coding sequence ATGACCGAAGCTTTCCTGTACAGCAACATCTCCGAAATGGAGCCCTTGTTCCCTTCGGTTGGCGATTCAAATCTGGCCGATCTGGCTGTGGAGGTGATCCGCCGTTCGGCGGCCCTGAGTTCGTTTCTGCATCCGGTCACAAGGCGGGCGGTTGTCGAACTGGTCCGTTCCATGAACAGCTATTATTCCAACCTGAT